Proteins from a genomic interval of Zingiber officinale cultivar Zhangliang chromosome 1B, Zo_v1.1, whole genome shotgun sequence:
- the LOC122051779 gene encoding WRKY transcription factor 22-like → MAADNDWDLGAVVRSCRAAAAAATLERRDFASFPLSEAPLEVREEAEGAKGGSFFGFSDLFKRSDSGQELEELCKPFLNNRVCQRQRPGTGTVTDSHYSASAASVFAAAVAGPHQPPLPARQPHRSLVQMPRAKRRRNQHKKVVCHVSAARLSDDDVWAWRKYGQKPIKGSPYPRGYYRCSSSKGCLARKQVERSRADPAMFIITYTAEHNHPVPTHRNSLAGSTRHKFPSHTPVATAATGDASVTGFPPHSQNPTSSPLYSSAAGLSPTTPLTSSMEDELLNRRQEVNDDDDADDEEMENEEEMLLVEDMEVMGEDELLFVGVAEEVAILEPGEAAAELVDDEIGVSEHFLAPPWLSSSKNAAAAAGGG, encoded by the exons ATGGCCGCCGACAACGACTGGGATCTGGGCGCGGTAGTGAGGAGCTGccgggcggcggcggcggcggcgacgttGGAGAGGAGAGACTTTGCTTCTTTTCCTCTCTCGGAGGCGCCACTTGAAGTGCGGGAGGAGGCCGAAGGAGCGAAAGGTGGCTCCTTTTTCGGATTCTCGGATCTGTTCAAGCGCAGCGATAGCGGCCAGGAGCTGGAGGAACTCTGCAAGCCCTTTTTGAATAACAGAGTCTGCCAACGGCAACGGCCTGGAACTGGGACGGTGACCGATTCCCATTACTCTGCCTCTGCCGCTTCTGTTTTCGCGGCCGCTGTGGCTGGGCCGCATCAGCCACCCCTGCCGGCGAGGCAACCTCACCGGTCTCTCGTCCAGATGCCTCGAGCCAAGCGCAG GAGAAACCAGCATAAGAAGGTGGTGTGCCACGTCTCTGCCGCCAGGCTCTCCGACGACGATGTGTGGGCGTGGCGCAAGTACGGACAGAAACCGATCAAGGGTTCTCCTTATCCTCG GGGATACTATCGGTGTAGCAGCTCAAAGGGGTGCTTAGCCCGGAAGCAGGTTGAGCGCAGCCGGGCGGACCCTGCCATGTTCATCATCACCTACACCGCAGAGCACAACCACCCTGTCCCTACTCATCGCAACTCCCTCGCCGGAAGCACCCGACACAAGTTCCCTTCCCATACCCCCGTCGCTACCGCCGCAACAGGAGACGCCAGCGTCACCGGATTCCCTCCTCACTCCCAGAATCCCACCAGCAGCCCTCTCTATTCCTCCGCAGCCGGTCTCTCCCCCACCACGCCCCTCACATCCTCCATGGAGGACGAACTCCTTAACCGCCGGCAGGAAGTAAATGACGACGACGACGCAGATGACGAAGAGATGGAAAATGAGGAAGAGATGCTGCTGGTGGAGGACATGGAGGTCATGGGCGAGGACGAGTTGCTCTTCGTGGGTGTTGCGGAAGAAGTCGCTATCCTAGAACCCGGGGAAGCGGCAGCGGAGCTCGTCGATGACGAAATCGGAGTAAGCGAGCACTTCCTTGCGCCTCCATGGTTGTCGAGCAGTAAAAACGCCGCCGCTGCAGCTGGCGGCGGCTGA